In Heliangelus exortis chromosome 3, bHelExo1.hap1, whole genome shotgun sequence, the genomic stretch TGCCTACAACCTCTGTAGCAAATTAACAGTGTAAGTAGTCTAATTATTAACAATCCACCATTCTCTAAGCAAACATAATCAAACAAAAAGCTGTACTTGGTGAGCAGCCCCGTGTTTGAGCTAAATCCATTGTGAAGAGTGAATGGATGGAAGGGTCTTTTTCAAACATGTACCCAGAGACTTCCTCTACAAGGTGGCACCTGATCTGAGGGGATTGGAGCACATCTTTACATACCCCAAGGATGTATTGGCAAGAGTGAGGTTCTAACATGTATATGGTCACAGCATGGGGGGAATCCGATTCTTTACAtctggaaacagaaatgctgcagtgtTGAGCATGTCATAAGCACAcgaaaaaatatctttcatgAGCATCTACAGCATTTTTACTGAACAGTCATTGCTTCCCGGGCTTTCTGAAGGCAACAGAGCCTTTCCCCTCTGACAGAAGAAGCAGATTCATAAAACACCAGTTCACTGAAAAAGTTCACTTACTTCAATTTCACAGTCACCTGCCTTGGCTTGTCTGTTAGGTCACAAACATCTCCGTTTCCATAGAAATGAGACACCATCCTGCCACAAATGATTGGAATGAAAAAGTTTGGAAACATTAAACAATTTTTAAGCAGGCAGCTAACTTGTGTGACACAGTATCTCAACATTCTGCAAATACTGAACTCCAAGACAGAAAACGAAGTAGTCACATGCTGTATTTCAGTTACTGCAAATAGTTGTTCACTATTGGAAGAAGTTGCTCTGCATCCTCTCCCAAGTGCTCAGTTACCTTTTCTGATGTTGTCTGTTGattggggggggaggagggagaataAATCTACACACCTTGCCCTTGGCAGTTTATTGTATCTGTTTGTAAACTGCATATTCAGGCACTGCAGGAGCAGGCCTGGCATTTATTCCTCACCATCTCAAGTATGAGACCAATTCAGGAGCAGACAACCAGAGTAGCACTTGGAAAAGAACCGGGGCCGCAGACCCGGTGGCCATGCCCATACCGAACGGTCTGTGTGCCGTCTTCTCGAAGGTAGAAGGTCCTTGCAGCATTCTTCCTGGACCATTCAATGtgctcctccctgctccaggtACCCACAACCACAGAAGTCTTGCCACTTTCCTTATCCTAAAAAAACGAAAAGCTGTTAATTACACCTTGCATTATACGATTAACAGTGAGGATATTTTCATGATGAGTAGAACGTCATTTCTAGAGGAAGCCTGCTGCTGTCAGAGTAACATCTTTCTGAATTTGGGACAAATTGTGACTGACCTCATATCCCAGTCTCTGCAGAATGGCCACTCAGGCTATGTAAGCTGATGGAAGTGCTTCAGTGTGCATTTGTTCAGCCTTGATTATCACTGTGCTCTACCTGACATGGTCCCTATACCCCTGGGGCATTAAGTTAAAACAGCACAGGGaggatttattttctaaaatcaaAACGCTTACCCCCACAATGTTGATCAGCCAAGAatcagctgggtttttttgtttgtttgttttcttcaaatcaGAGATAGATTATCTAACCCTTTTTCCCCTGCAGCCATCTAGTGGCAGAATCTAAAACTATTTAAACATACCTCGTGATACTGATGAACATATTTGCCGTAGCAGAATTCGTACTTCCACCAACCGACACCCTAGGGGGAGGTGTAATCTCAGagttaaagcaaaagaaaacccccaaagcaaacaaaccaccCCCAAACGaccctccagcccctcagctATTGACTGGTTTAGCTGTATGACTCCATACCTATTAGTCAAGTACGTCAAGTCAAGGTTGGCACTGGGAGAGAACCTCTTGTTAGACTAAGAGATATAGACAAGGGAATTTCATCTGTTCCAAGATGAGTTTAAGCAGAGAGAAtctaatttttaatgtatacTCTGTGAAGGACTACTTTTCTTGCCCTAATTGTACACCCCCtattaatcttaaaaaaaacccaaaacattcctATTGCAAAGGCAATAAAAAcctgagctttcttttctctgctggcTGTTCTCTCAGTCAGTCTTATCAGattattttgttgttcttaATAACAAAATTAGTACTGAACAATTCTCATTATCTACTCTCATTTCACTGTCTGCTCAAATCGATTGaatttcaacagaaaggttaagTATCTCTTTCTGGCACAGACTTTGGTATATGAGCATTCCCTATACTAATGCAGGAGTTAGAAGAATCCTGCTATCAAACTTAAcggaaaaactaaaaaaatacagaaaccagGACATCCAAATAAGAATTAGCTTTTTTATTATGCAGTTGTTTCTCACCCCATGGAAGCAGTAGGAGCCACTAAGAAATTCCTTTATAAGCTGGTCATCAGTCAGTTTGGAGATGTGAGTTGTTCCCACCGTTAATAGCTGATGGTTTCCAACAGCAACAGGCTTATGAATGGAAGagaatttctcttcctttgttgaatgcatttcttcctgaaattcAAGTTTATGCAAATATACCCATTTAGACTTTATGTCCCATGCAAGGTTTTATGAGTTATATAAAGTTAACTAAGTGACATAGGCTGTGGGAAGTATAAAAATGCGTTGTCAGTGTTTTCACCGTATTCACCATagctgaaaaaaccaaaacatcaaaacccacaaacttAACATATTAGTAAATGTGAGctaaaaacaccacaaaaattTAAACTGGTAGCCCAAACTcacttgctttgctttccttccaaaGAAGGTAAGTTACTGATTATTTCAACAAGTGTAAAGACCATCTGAAAGACTAACATGGTCGTACAAAGTTGGGTAAGAGAACTTATTCCACAGAACTGAAAGTTGTCTGTGTTACACaatgaaaataagtatttttttctatttaaaatagaaCAAATCCTACCTCCTTAACCCTTCTAAAAGGCACCTTCATCATTTCTTGCTGTTTCTCCAGCTGTTCCAGATTATGGGGTTTAAGTGGGGATCCTGGCAGAGACTGGCAGAAGATGTCATTCACAGGGGAAGCCCTGAACCTGCCCAAATAAGTCAGCAATACATCATTTTTTATGCAATAGAGTAAAGACATCTTTACTGCTGTGCATTTCTGACTGAGTGGGGCTGaggtgtgtattttttttctcttgtacttGCCCCATTTCACCCTGTTCTCACAAGTGATGTAAATATGCTTTTTACCCAGTGTAGTCTCACTCCTAATGCTGCCAGGCAACTGGCAATGCAATCTAACCCCTCCTcaccaaaagggaaaaattgcCTATTGAAAAAGCAAACTGCATTGGATGTGCATTGTGAATGTCACATGGCACCCAAACAAGAACAATGAGAACTAACAGATACACTGCTCCTGAGTTAATACAGGTGCATTACTGGGTTAAGATAATGTGTGTAGAGGAGGAGCCCTGGCAGCTGAACTACTTCTGGAAGTACTGCTCAGTGCTGTTTCAGGAACACAGGGCAGGAAAATTGCACTCAACTTAAAACGAGTTTTGTTTGTCCTTACCTCTGCTGACACTGAGCAGCGTTTCCATCTGCTGTCTCCACCTAACTTTATTTGCAAAGATGATGTAAGTGGGAGAATAAAGATATTGTGTGTTTAAGTATTTCCTGCTAGTGGCCATGAAGCTTCCATGCCTTCCCTTCAGAAGGTGGTAGCAGCTCAAGATTTTATTCTTATCAAATCATGGAACAATTTGCCTGagctctttctctttttctactgATAAAGAAGCTTAAAGACTCCTATAGTAAACAGATAATGGTGCAATAGGCAAGTGCAACAGATAACATAGCACAACCAAACCTATCTACATGAGAAAATTTATAATTGATACTGAACCAGGACAGCTTATTTACTTCAATTGGCACAACTGAGGATTTTGTCCTTTACACTTTGTTGCCTGTTTCAGGACAGAGATTTAGTACTCATTTGTTCTGACATCTGAATACAAAGAGTATTCAGAACTCCTGTCCACTATGTCCCCCTTCAATTTTATGGTCATGTTCACCTGGCAGTTCTGTTTACACCCCTTGAGAGGTCAAAAATCTGTGCTACTGAGACTATAGGTATCTTTAGTTGTGTGGTAAAAttcaggaagaagggaaaaaaccctgaacCAACCAATCCTAAACTTGATGTTTTGAATATAATAATGAAACTGTGAACCCTCATATGAAGATAACTTATGAAAAAGAAGGCAATAATGCAGGACAGAGACAGATAGGAATTTCTTAGGTTGGGAGTAATGCTAAAGGAACTGTTAAGGTTATGGCTGAAGATCacacttttgttttctgaaatcagAGAAACTAAGTCCATGTGCACACACAAGGCAAATGTGCAGTCTTTGAATACTGTGAGGATGATCCCCCAAGAGCTTGAAATCATAAACTAAGACTGGGTGTTCTTACTCTGCCTGCTGCCTTAATGCCTTCATTAGTGTTGTACTTCTCACCTGCTCCTCCTATGGGATCAATCACTAGAgacttaaaaaatgcaaatcttgTGTACTTAGCAGGGAAGCTTAGGACTTGGCAAAATTGCACTTGCCAAGGTGACACACAAGTGTCACAGTTCTGTACCAGCAACTCCAGCTGGATACAGGACTTGGAGAAACACACCCCTGCATGGGAACTGAAGACAATTTGAAGTGGTAATGTTAGCCAGCCTTTGAGTACTTTACCTGTACTTAGGATGGCTGCACAACAGAGGTGTCAGGATAACCACTTCGTATTCACAGGTTGTAACTTCTGCTACTGAAAGGATCTCGTGTTTAGCTTCTGGATGGCAGATGTACATCACTGTACTTGACCTGGGGAGGTTTTGTCTCAAGCTACAAGGTGTGCCATTGCCCATTTCTACAGGATAGTATGGAGTCATCTGCCCTTCTATATTTTTTGTAGGTATCtaggtgaaaaaaaaggaaaagttaagaATCACAGTAAAGATCATTCAACTGTTCTGGAACAAAAAGTATTATTACACCTTGCAGAGCCAGCACTACTGGATTTAAACCAGCCTCTGGGTAGTTACTTGGTGCTTCTGCAGCATCCAAACATGTTCCAGTTTACAGCCTTCAGCACAGCACTGTGCAAATGCACTGAGCCACATAAGCTGTGACTGCAAAAGAGGTGGTTTCCCTGCACAGGCTGCCTGATGCTTGGGCTCTAAG encodes the following:
- the ERLEC1 gene encoding endoplasmic reticulum lectin 1 isoform X2, producing MQFVRQDDGKFPRKTGSFHTEMRGSHTKPATPRPARSLTDAPDVDGRPAPAEGDVAAALPAAARPAPEPPAGMRGCRPRAPSPGPPRALLCGLLAAVVVEVAEGGRTLPQLSDDIPFRVNWPGTEFSLPTTGVLYKEDNYIIMTTVDKEKYKCILPLIASGNEIESYWTYEVCHGKHIRQYHEEKETGQKINIQEYYLGNMMIKNPLSEPDQEEKENPKESAKEIPTKNIEGQMTPYYPVEMGNGTPCSLRQNLPRSSTVMYICHPEAKHEILSVAEVTTCEYEVVILTPLLCSHPKYRFRASPVNDIFCQSLPGSPLKPHNLEQLEKQQEMMKVPFRRVKEEEMHSTKEEKFSSIHKPVAVGNHQLLTVGTTHISKLTDDQLIKEFLSGSYCFHGGVGWWKYEFCYGKYVHQYHEDKESGKTSVVVGTWSREEHIEWSRKNAARTFYLREDGTQTVRMVSHFYGNGDVCDLTDKPRQVTVKLKCKESDSPHAVTIYMLEPHSCQYILGVESPVICKILDTADEHGLLSVPS
- the ERLEC1 gene encoding endoplasmic reticulum lectin 1 isoform X1, whose protein sequence is MQFVRQDDGKFPRKTGSFHTEMRGSHTKPATPRPARSLTDAPDVDGRPAPAEGDVAAALPAAARPAPEPPAGMRGCRPRAPSPGPPRALLCGLLAAVVVEVAEGGRTLPQLSDDIPFRVNWPGTEFSLPTTGVLYKEDNYIIMTTVDKEKYKCILPLIASGNEEEEKDYKGPTPGELLEPLFKQSSCSYRIESYWTYEVCHGKHIRQYHEEKETGQKINIQEYYLGNMMIKNPLSEPDQEEKENPKESAKEIPTKNIEGQMTPYYPVEMGNGTPCSLRQNLPRSSTVMYICHPEAKHEILSVAEVTTCEYEVVILTPLLCSHPKYRFRASPVNDIFCQSLPGSPLKPHNLEQLEKQQEMMKVPFRRVKEEEMHSTKEEKFSSIHKPVAVGNHQLLTVGTTHISKLTDDQLIKEFLSGSYCFHGGVGWWKYEFCYGKYVHQYHEDKESGKTSVVVGTWSREEHIEWSRKNAARTFYLREDGTQTVRMVSHFYGNGDVCDLTDKPRQVTVKLKCKESDSPHAVTIYMLEPHSCQYILGVESPVICKILDTADEHGLLSVPS
- the ERLEC1 gene encoding endoplasmic reticulum lectin 1 isoform X4, with protein sequence MQFVRQDDGKFPRKTGSFHTEMRGSHTKPATPRPARSLTDAPDVDGRPAPAEGDVAAALPAAARPAPEPPAGMRGCRPRAPSPGPPRALLCGLLAAVVVEVAEGGRTLPQLSDDIPFRVNWPGTEFSLPTTGVLYKEDNYIIMTTVDKEKYKCILPLIASGNEIESYWTYEVCHGKHIRQYHEEKETGQIPTKNIEGQMTPYYPVEMGNGTPCSLRQNLPRSSTVMYICHPEAKHEILSVAEVTTCEYEVVILTPLLCSHPKYRFRASPVNDIFCQSLPGSPLKPHNLEQLEKQQEMMKVPFRRVKEEEMHSTKEEKFSSIHKPVAVGNHQLLTVGTTHISKLTDDQLIKEFLSGSYCFHGGVGWWKYEFCYGKYVHQYHEDKESGKTSVVVGTWSREEHIEWSRKNAARTFYLREDGTQTVRMVSHFYGNGDVCDLTDKPRQVTVKLKCKESDSPHAVTIYMLEPHSCQYILGVESPVICKILDTADEHGLLSVPS
- the ERLEC1 gene encoding endoplasmic reticulum lectin 1 isoform X3 translates to MQFVRQDDGKFPRKTGSFHTEMRGSHTKPATPRPARSLTDAPDVDGRPAPAEGDVAAALPAAARPAPEPPAGMRGCRPRAPSPGPPRALLCGLLAAVVVEVAEGGRTLPQLSDDIPFRVNWPGTEFSLPTTGVLYKEDNYIIMTTVDKEKYKCILPLIASGNEEEEKDYKGPTPGELLEPLFKQSSCSYRIESYWTYEVCHGKHIRQYHEEKETGQIPTKNIEGQMTPYYPVEMGNGTPCSLRQNLPRSSTVMYICHPEAKHEILSVAEVTTCEYEVVILTPLLCSHPKYRFRASPVNDIFCQSLPGSPLKPHNLEQLEKQQEMMKVPFRRVKEEEMHSTKEEKFSSIHKPVAVGNHQLLTVGTTHISKLTDDQLIKEFLSGSYCFHGGVGWWKYEFCYGKYVHQYHEDKESGKTSVVVGTWSREEHIEWSRKNAARTFYLREDGTQTVRMVSHFYGNGDVCDLTDKPRQVTVKLKCKESDSPHAVTIYMLEPHSCQYILGVESPVICKILDTADEHGLLSVPS